TTTGATCTGCGGGTACTCGGTTCGGAGGGTTTGCCAAAGCAACATTTCCTTCCTTATCACTTTGCCTGTCGTGTTTTGCTTCTTTACGGCACCATCGATGGTTGCTGGAAGCGAACAACCGGCAGTTGCGAAGAATCTGAATCCCATTGGTCCAAGTAGATCAACGATCCCACTGGTTTGGTCGATCAAATCCTCCAGGGAGGTTCCGGTAATATCCCCAAAATCGACAAGAATCGCACACCGACCTGCTTTAAGACTTAGGTCATCCAAAATGCCGAGCACCTGGTCCTCAAAAAATGTTGGGTCAGCCGAGTCTTCGATGGCATGCGAATCCAAGCGGAGGCAGAAGTACTTGTCGTCCGAGAGATCTAGCCCCTGAAGTGCCAATCTGTAAGGCTGGCTATCCCACCTGTCGTAGCCAACGACCGGAATAACGTCCACGCCAAGTGATTCGAGTTTTTCGTAGACATACGGAAGGACATGTTCTCCTGTTTCAGTCGTGGCGTCCGCCGGCCATTGAAACGCATCAACCAGAGCGGATTGCCCCACGCGAACCTCAGCGATTTTCTCTGCGATCTCGTCCAGATAGTCACACGTCAGCGCATCCGAGTCCTTGAATCGTGCTGCATTTCGGATCGACTCGCCAATTCGCCCTACCTCAAAGAGTGGGAGCATCTTCCGTAGGTGGGACTTCTTGGCATTTGACAAGGCTTTAAGCTCGCCAAGCTTTGCTTTTATAACTGGGAGGTAGTTTGCGGACATCTCAAGCCTCATCTTCTGTAGTGGACACGGAGAACATGGTTCTGACTTGGTTAAGACCAACAAGGTCGGTAAAGACGCGGTAGTTGCCAGTCTCTTTGCGGAGCCTGCCTGCAATGATGGCAGGATGTATTTTCAGTTCCCGAGACAACTTATCAATGGACTCTTTGCTAGGCGAGATAAATGCGTCGCTTCGTTTCCAAATGAGTCGAGGGATGAAAGCCTCGCGGGCAAGG
This is a stretch of genomic DNA from Parachlamydiales bacterium. It encodes these proteins:
- a CDS encoding beta family protein, with the translated sequence MSANYLPVIKAKLGELKALSNAKKSHLRKMLPLFEVGRIGESIRNAARFKDSDALTCDYLDEIAEKIAEVRVGQSALVDAFQWPADATTETGEHVLPYVYEKLESLGVDVIPVVGYDRWDSQPYRLALQGLDLSDDKYFCLRLDSHAIEDSADPTFFEDQVLGILDDLSLKAGRCAILVDFGDITGTSLEDLIDQTSGIVDLLGPMGFRFFATAGCSLPATIDGAVKKQNTTGKVIRKEMLLWQTLRTEYPQIKWLFGDYGVRGPNTAEDVISPHTNGKIRHTISQHFFIARGHSIQTGDKGAQMHKLAQVIVQSQHYLGDGFSWGDARILACSQGEFKGNSTDWIAIDTNHHIAYVVAEIGEFETTIAAPTRVSRILCKRDFA